ATCTCTCTCTAGAAGCTCAAACGTTGCTGTAGGCAATGGAAATTGGGCACTGAGCTTGTTTGGATATTTCCCTAATATCCAGAGAGCCAGAGACACGGGGAGAGCAGGAACGTGCTCACCCTGATGGAGACTTTTCTGTTGCTCAGGTGAATGTCACCCTTTCTGTGTCTCCAAGGTGAGCTGAAGCTGACAACAATCCAGAAGAACGTGAAGCAGAGCATAAAGGATGAATTCTCTCTCTTCTGCCTCGGGATTGGGTTTGATGTAGATTACGATTTCCTGCAGAGAATCGCAACCGACAACCGTGGCATGGCCCAGAGGATTTTTGGAAATCAGGAGACTTCTCTCCAAATGAAGGTGAGTTTCTGCCTCACTGCCTCTGAAACTCTCCTCTTCTGTTCACAGCTGTAACTCCACTAGCAAGAAGTTCTCAAAACCCATCATTTCTTCTGGAGAGTCCTGCAAGATAGCAATCATATTTCAGCTGAAGTGGTCCTAGTTACAGTTTTAATAATATCTATAACACATACTTTACTTCCATGTGTAGGAATAATATTCTATAAACTAGCCTTAActataagaaaatattttctgaattaaaattaagGCCTGGTTGTTACTTCAGGCCATTTCATCACTAACAAAACCCCTAGATATAATTGCTAAATGATAATCCAGATTTGGCAATGTTAGAAAAAGTTCCCCTCTAGCTCTGGTTCCAAATCAATGAGCAGGAATTGCAGCTGATCAGACTCTGACATCCTTATACTGTGACTCTTCCCTGATTTCACCATCTCTACAAGAATTAGGTGGGGAGTAGCTGTCACAGTAGCCCAGAGCTGACCATCCTGAGGAAGGATTCAGGCCCACACACATCTGTGCTCAAGACTTTTAGGTCTAGGAACAGCACAGCCCATGGACTTCTGACCACCCTTTGACATTCACAAGACTTGGACCAGATATTCTTGCTGTACCCCTTCAAAAGTGTGAAGGAGTCAGCATTCTGTGAGATAAGGAGATTCCCTCTTGCTTGTTTTGTCACCCACTGTCCCTTCAGTAAGAGTGGCCTGTGCAAGGGTCACTTCATGTACAAACTCACTTCTCTGTCTCCTTCCCTCTCAGAATTTCTACAACCAGGTCTCCACCCCGCTCCTGAAGAAGATTCAGTTCAACTACCCACAGGAGTCAGTGTCAGATGTCACCCAGAGCAGCTTCCACAACTACTTTGGTGGCTCAGAGATAGTGGTGGCTGGGAAGGTGGACACAGAaaacctgcagcacctggagagCGTGGTCACAGCCACTGCAGTGAGTGAAGGGGTCCCTGGGACACCTGCTCAGGGCTTTTGGGCTGGTCCATTCCCCTCTGTGTGCAGTCTCCCTGCTGAAGGGTAATGCCAGCAGAGGGTTTTGTCCTTCTGGGTTATGGGTGGGAATGCGGAGATACTGATGGGGAGATTTTTACAACAGTGTTTCACAACAGCTACAAGTACAGCCAGGAATAGTCActccctgcaccctgcagccTGCCAGAATAAATTCCTTCTATAAATATACCAAAAAGACTAAAGCTAGACAAAAGTATGGATTTTCCTTCATGCTTCATGGAGATGCAGGAGTGATCACTCCCTAAGGCAACTCCATTCATGACTGAACTTCCCACCACCAGGGAGTTCAAACTGGTGGATCTACAGCACATCAAGTCCTAGCACTGCCCTTTTGTGTGTGATGAGATTTTCCCCATGTTTTCAGGGCTGCTCTTCCAGgtggagtgggatgggatgggatgggatgggatgggatgggatgggatgggatgggatgggatgggatgggatgggatgggatgggatgggatgggatgggatgggatgggatgggaatatTACATCCAGACCCTTCTTTCTGAGGAAGAACAGAATTATCTGCACTTCCTACAGGGCTTAGGAGTTGCCATTTGTCAattgttggaaaaaaaccaaacctcttcaatattttttcctgccaGAACACAGTGCAGTCCAAGGCTCTGTGTGAGAAAGCAGAACttggtttgtgttctttggTGGAATTGGATGTGAAAAAACCTGAGGGGAGGATTAACAGAGCTCTGTCAAGAGCCTCTTCTTTTGGCATGAGGTAGCACCTCTTGGGCTACTATTAACAGCTCCTTGAACTGCTTTAATCCACTGTCACAGAAGTGTCTTTAGCAGAAGGACCTCCTGCTACATCTCCCCTCTCCACTGCAGTCAGGCCAATGGTGCTGGGACTTTCTGACCTAGAAGTGACCAAGGGCAGACCAGAGAGGGTCCTTAACACAACCCAAGAGGGGAATTCAAGGCACCCCATtctcctggctcctgtccctcatctttctctctctctgactGCACAGGCAAATGCAGAGCTCGTCATGGAAACCCTGAGAGATGTAGAAGAGCTGGATGGATTCATGAAGAAGGACAAATATGCAGATCCTGAATTCACAAGGAAGCTGTGGGCCTATCTGACTGTCAACCAGATGATGGCAGAGAGGTGAGGAGAGATGTGCTCAAACAggcctggctgtggggctgagggaaggaaaaaatggagatttaCCTTATGGAGCCTGAGTGAGAGCAATGGACCAGGTCAGGATTAACCccttcagcctttcctcttGCAACAACACTTGGCTCTGTGACCCCCCCATGACAGAACTGCCATGGCAGCTGCCTGTAGAGCTGCTAGCCAGGAGTTCTGCTTCTGTTTCCACCCAGAAATGCAGCCCCCACTGCAGCTTTGAAGAGGAACATCACCAAATCCATCCTGCAGATGTCTCTGGACCATCACATCGTCACCCCGTTCACGGCCATGCTGATAGAGAACGCTGAAAAGGATGAGATAATGCTGGCAGACCAGCCCAAAGACCCCAGGAAGGGCTGCTGCCCAGGTCAGTGTCTCCTCTGCCCATTACTTTGTCCCTCATATTCTGTGAAACTCTGGTGTGGGTTAGGGacacaaggaagaaaatgctGACAGAGATTTGACCTGTGCCATCTTCAGTCCTGCTGTTGTCCCCCAGCTCCTATTTCCCCTTGCTCCTCTTCAGAGCAGGGTCAGCAGATGTGAGTGTCAGCTCAGCATATTCAACAAACCAAGTTTCATGGATTGTTTAAGATGATGTTGCTTTATGAACTGAATGGGAGAGAGACAGGACAAGTTACTTTCTCCTGTCTCCATCATGGGAGAGCTCTAGAAGAAAGGAACATGATCACAGATATTACATGCTTGCCCTTCTTTTAAACCTGTATTCACAtgggtcatcccagagcatgCAGGAAGAGTCCTGCCTTTTCTCAGGCACCTCAAACTCAGGACCCAAATCAGCCCATATGCTGATTTTACCATATGCTGAAGTTTTAAGAGTCagtttttttctcagcaaaacACTTCAGCTCTTACATTGGAGGCTTTGCTAAAGAGAGGGCTGCTCTCATGATAAGAGATAAAGAGCCAGGCTCCATTTCTTTACTGATAACTTATGGTGAGCTATCTACCCTCTTAAGTCATGTTTAATTGGTGGAGACACTGGAGCAAATCCAACCTTATGTCATTGTACAAATCTTGTGTAAATGGTGTTGCACCTGTTTTACATTGCTGTAACAACATCAGGCTTTGATCTACTGCAGTGCTCTAAAAATTACACTATTAAATATGTCAGCACTTACAGAACCCTAATTGTGACTGTCATCTAACAGGTACTCTGGGATTAACTCCAAATGCACCCAATAACAACAAAGGGATCCCATCCTGGGCCAatgtcacagctgtgccagTCAGCTTCATGCCTGAGCAAAGGAGCCCACCTGTGTCCTCTGTGAGCATCAACAGAGGTAAAACCTGCAGCATTCCTCTGCAAAGGAACACCAGACATAACAAAACTCATCACCTAATGATGCACCAACACCCCTAGAAGTGTTTCAGGCCAGGATGCAGGGGCATTTGGGCAACCTGGTTGAGTGGAAAGggtccctgctcctggaacaagatggtctttagtgtcccttccagcccaagctttttctttataaattatggagtaattttgattttgaataGATGAACCTGTAAAAATGTATGCTGTAAGCTACAAGGATGAAACTATTTTTGGATCCTAATAGGATATAAAGTGTCTAAGTGACCTCATGAGCTGCTGTGTGCTTCCCTGAGGCTGGGGCTATTTGCTGAGCTTGACTTTAACTTCTCTGCAGTAGCAAAGTTACCTCCATTGTAAATGACAGATGAAAGCTCTTGTAGAGTTACTGCTGTTGTAAATGGCAGATAAATGTTCTGTGCTAGATAAAAATCTCTGAGTGTGCTGGTGACTGATGGATCCTGTTAATTCTTGGGCGTTTGCCACAGTTTAGTGGCAGTTTATTTGAGCAAGCCAGCTGTGAGAACCACTGCCCATAAACACGGTGTTACCACAATAActctgtgtgtgatgtgtgtATTTATGTAGTGATCACACAAAGAGCTCTCAAACTCCTCAGCACAGGGAAATCTCAGCCCCCACCaacccagcaggagctgagcagagctttgcACTGCAAGACAAGGCTGGAAGCAGCTGCCTCCAGTGATGGGTGCAAGTGTTTGTCTCATCTGAGGCAAATGTTAAAGGACATGAATTTTTGAGGGGCCCAATCCTGTCAGGTTGTTAAATGCACTGTGAGAACAAGTCCTGGATTGTATTCCTCAGTGGGGTTAGTGGGCAGGATGTGTATTTACCTGGCATCAGTATGGTACACTGCATTTGGCAGCTTTCAGACCAGGAATGTCACTTCCTCTCCTCAAACCAGGGAACTGTATGAGGAGGAAGTGTCTGAGGGGCTTTTGTGAGGAGCATCTGAGAACTTTTTTAGCTACCTTAGGGTGGAAAGGCCCTTCATTTTACTATGAGGAGTCCCAAAACATGCTTCAAAATCcttttgaaaaggttttgtgCCCCTTCCCTTTAGGGCAGGTGCTGACCTGCTTCTCacacttgtttgttttctgtgtttcagtggaCAATGACCCACATTTCATCATACACCTGCCCAAGAGCCAAAAGAACATCTGCTTCAATATCAACTCGGAGCCTGGGAAGATCCTAAACTTGGTTTCTGATCCTGGCACTGGTAAGGGAGTAAAACATGGTTTATTTTACAGCACAGTATTTTTTGCTTGAGTCTGAATGATGTTTGGAGAGACCAGGGGAATTGCCTACAGCAGGGACTGTGTGCTGGCcagagtgtggccagcaggctGAAGGAAGTGTTTATTTCCCTCCACATCTGGAATATCATGTCCAGTTTGGGCCTTGCCAGTACAAGAGAGATGTTGACAAACTGGACTGAATTCAGTGGTGGCCATTAAGATGATTTTGGGACTGGAGCAGAGGACAGAGAGGGAGAGGCTGACACAGCTGGGTTTGATGGTTTGATCAAGCTAAAATGAAGAAGTGGTGGATCCATGGTGGGTCTTGTTGCTGTGCTCAACCATGTGAGCAGAAGGTGAAGGTGAAGCCTCACAGCTGAGGGACAAGGGGCTACAGAAACAAGGTGCAACAGGTGAAACTCAGAGTGGAAGTGAGGTACTGGGGAAAACCCTTTCACTGTGAGGATGGCCAAACACAGGAAATATCATGGAATAACAGAACAAGTGAATTGGCAAAGACCATAAGGATTATCAAGTCCAAATTTAAACACAGCACTGGCAACCCCACCATgaaaccatgtccccaagtgtcacatccacgggttttttcattttttgagaTGGTGACcccaccatttccctgggcagttTCCGTGAAGAAactttccctaatatccaatctaaaccttccaTGGCACAACATGAggacatttcctcttgtcctatgCATCCCTTACACTACACCTGAAGGGGTtttgctcctgctcccagcaagaTCTAACAGCAATTCCCACCACATTATTGTGCTAAAGGATTGAACAGTAGCATCAGGAGgcaatttaataatttattctcTTCTCTTGGTgaagaaattagaaaaacagGGGGTCGGAGGGGTTCCTGTTTCTGTTGATCCCATGGTGCTCCCTGTTGAGATCAGAACTCCAAGTCTCCAGGCAATGCTCCAAGTCTGAGgcaacattttcttctctgctctcCACAGGAGTTGTGGTCAATGGGCAGCTCATCGGGGCCAAGAAAGCAGAGAACAAGAAACTCAACACATACTTTGGCAAAattgggttttatttcaaaaagaaaggcCTGAAAGTGGAGATCACCACAGAAACAATAACGCTGAAAGATGGCTCGTATGCCATCACACTGACCTGGGCTGACACAGGGCACATCATTCGGAAACAGTGAGTGGATTTTTTACCTGTTCCCACCTAATTCTATTTGAGATACCCTCAGGGCTCCTGCCATGCTGTCTTGGTttggaagacaggtgtctgctaaggaaggcaggagcctcccttCAAATGGCAGgtataaaccccctccctccaaattattataattttgaaattaaggggctgtcaggcaaagatatgggaataacagttctttactaggaaaattaaaaaaaaaatacaataatacaaaacaataaaacactgacagagtcagaatccaacctgccaccccatcagtcagtcagggtgttggcagcagtcccattccatggtggctgcattgttctgcagtgacagatgtggctcagttggagcagtgctcctgtacaaggtgcagttttcctccaaaggtccagtgatgatctggttttcctctggaatccagtagaaaaaagctgctctgatgttccaaatctcagattttatctaggtaggaaaggcttggctcgtcccctgggtggagcatctccccatgggatgatggaattttatcagtcatgtaGTGagactcagtggccatgaacaggagagatctgctggaggaaggatgggttgtggaaaagataaagaactctgccccacctggttttaacagctggcccattaacagaggatgtctcccacagagataaggatcactgccccatttggttttaacagatggtaaCAGAATCCACACCCctggtcacatcctgcattgcaacccaagacacatGTGATGACTCACACCATTCAGGAGAGCTTCCCCTGCAGATTAACAGCTGTCAGCCATGCTGGACACCCTACAACACTGTTTGGGCAGCAGGACCACATCAAAAATCTCAATTCACAGCAGGAAGAGCTTAAATTTGTAGGGGAAATAGGTTGCCTCAGCATGGGGGTGAAGTGTCTGTTTGTTACATACTGTCTTGCCAGATCTGGGCACCACTCCCAAGGCTCAGGGTTTTTAATGGATCCTCTGACATTtctgccatccctgtgggattGCTCTGGATGCCTCAAGGGGCTGAGAGCTGTTGTTTGGGCAGATGAACTGACCCTGCCCTTTGGTCCCTCTCTGCCAGGCTTCTCATATCTGTGAAGAAAGAAAGCAATGTTACCATCACTGTGGGAGAGGAGATGTCCTTCATGGTTTTGCTGCACCGTGTGTGGAAGAAACACCCAGTGAATGTTGACTTCCTGGGGATCTACATTCCCCCAGAAAACCAGTTCTCTCCTGAAGCCCATGGGCTGATAGGTAAGGGCAaggggcaggcagtgggaaTGGTGAAAGTGGTTTTGCTAGATCTTGGAGGGAATTTTATAGAATCTTAGACataaaatatcctgagttggaagggacccacaaggagCCCAGCTCTTGCACAGGACACTCCCAAGAATCCCACCGTGTGCCTGACTGCATTTTCTAAATGCTCCTTAACtctggtttggtgctgtgaccacttcctggggagcctgttccagtgtccaaccaccctctgggtgaagaaccttttcctaatatccagcctaaacaTCTTCATGTTGTTAATTTGTTGGTGACTGTGTTCTGATGGAAAAGGTGTAGAAATTATTCAAAAAGAGAATAGGGAAAGTCCTGTAATGTCCTGGAAGCCCCAAGGACATTGTGGAACATCAGGGTCCAGGAGATTATTCCTTATTCCAGCTGGGGAGGGTGTTTTCAAAACAGACCTGACTAGACTTGGTGACAGGACTGAGACAGAACTTTCCCTGCCTGGCTAAGCTACTGTGTGTTGAAAATAAAGACCGAAACAAACTCCTCAAAAGTTTCCAAGGAGATTTCTGTGGAAACATCTGTAATCAGCTCTTTCCTAAAAGACAACCCTTTCTACTAGTGATATAAAACGAAAGCAAGGCCTCAGTTCATAAGGCAAATCAACCTTCTGATTCCTGGACCTACCTAGAACTCCTTTTGAGAAGCAGAGATTGTTTTCCTGATTAGAGACAGAGTGCCCTGTGATCCATGCAGGATTGGTTTGCCTGCTGGAGCTAGTTTGATTTTCCAAaagtgcctggcagcagctgacaTGGAACTTCAAAGGTCAGGACACACAAACAGCTTTAAACCTCTCCCTGTCCAGGTCAGTTTGCGTCTGAACCAGAAGTGTCAATCCACCACCAAACACCTGGGCAAGCTCCAGAGAAACCACAAGCCATCATGGAAGTGAAGGGCAACAAGTTCACTGTGACCAGGTAGGAATCATATGCTTTATTGCTCTCTTTCTAAATCAGTTCTGTCCTTAGAGCTGCCTGGCATTTGATACTGGACCGGTTTGAAAAGTGTCTGGAACCCCCAGAACGAGGTCACAAATTAATTGTGTTTTGTGGTTATTTCCACTTCCTGCTGGTGGAAGACACATCTCCCTGctttggcagagcagcagcagtgttgaGCAGGGTGTCCCCTTGTTTATTTGCCAAGCTGTGACCCTCCTTTGGGtgtcctctccctgcaggggcGTGCAGAAGGACTACAGGACAGACCGCGTGCAGGGGACCGACGTGCTGTGCTGGTTTGTGCACAACAGTGGCAAAGGCTTCATAGATGGCCACTACAGGGATTACCTGGTCCCCCACCTCTACAGCTTCATGAAGAAACCCTGAATGCTCCAGTTTAGTacaaaaaattcccatctgCTCCTTCATGCCCAAACaactctga
This genomic interval from Catharus ustulatus isolate bCatUst1 chromosome 4, bCatUst1.pri.v2, whole genome shotgun sequence contains the following:
- the ITIH2 gene encoding inter-alpha-trypsin inhibitor heavy chain H2, yielding MKCLSSFLVLFFISGVGGFDLVIDDIPDEVENLIDLEIDGFPSSPKARNGRYQRSTSDWGYVGDLVEDDDKIGLYSYKVQSTITSRLANTMIQAKMVNNARRPQPIMFDVQVPKGAFIDNFTMDINGITFTSHIREKSEARKMYAQAKAKGKAAGIVRSNALDMENFQTEVNVPPGMRIQFQLHYHEMIRRKLSSYEHVISVKPGRLAKHMEVDVRIIEPQGLRYVHVPNSLGDHFNGITTISKGEKKAHVSFKPTMAQQRKCPTCSSTAVDGNFVVQYDVNRETTGGELEIFNGYFIHFFAPENLDPLPKNILFVIDVSGSMWGLKMKQTIEAMKAILSELRAADHFSLIDFNHNVRCWRDNLVSATPSQVEDAKKYIQSIHPNGGTNINEALLRATFILNEAKSLGMLDPNSVSMIVLVSDGDPTVGELKLTTIQKNVKQSIKDEFSLFCLGIGFDVDYDFLQRIATDNRGMAQRIFGNQETSLQMKNFYNQVSTPLLKKIQFNYPQESVSDVTQSSFHNYFGGSEIVVAGKVDTENLQHLESVVTATAANAELVMETLRDVEELDGFMKKDKYADPEFTRKLWAYLTVNQMMAERNAAPTAALKRNITKSILQMSLDHHIVTPFTAMLIENAEKDEIMLADQPKDPRKGCCPGTLGLTPNAPNNNKGIPSWANVTAVPVSFMPEQRSPPVSSVSINRVDNDPHFIIHLPKSQKNICFNINSEPGKILNLVSDPGTGVVVNGQLIGAKKAENKKLNTYFGKIGFYFKKKGLKVEITTETITLKDGSYAITLTWADTGHIIRKQLLISVKKESNVTITVGEEMSFMVLLHRVWKKHPVNVDFLGIYIPPENQFSPEAHGLIGQFASEPEVSIHHQTPGQAPEKPQAIMEVKGNKFTVTRGVQKDYRTDRVQGTDVLCWFVHNSGKGFIDGHYRDYLVPHLYSFMKKP